One segment of Pempheris klunzingeri isolate RE-2024b chromosome 20, fPemKlu1.hap1, whole genome shotgun sequence DNA contains the following:
- the star2 gene encoding steroidogenic acute regulatory protein, mitochondrial, with the protein MLPAVVKLCCGISYPHLRSMAGLQRTAVAVIGQEITHLQRWGQIQYHMRAHAGFKYNEPKPEDIKPVPSPEDQLFYVQQGQEAMRKALSVLDDKDEWKVEITESNGDVICSKVIPGARRVFRLDAVLDGSVDELYDILFVRVEEMHQWNPSIQHIKVLKHVGLETIVTHEVSAETAGNLIGQRDFLSVRHSCKQKSSVYLGGATIQLESFPPQAGFVRAEDGPTCIIIQALDEDTRKSHFTWLLNMDVKGWLPKSIVNQALPRAQLDFTRHLRRRLTASATLG; encoded by the exons ATGCTGCCAGCTGTTGTAAAGCTCTGCTGTGGAATCTCCTACCCACATCTGAGGAGTATGGCAG GACTTCAACGCACAGCTGTGGCAGTGATAGGCCAGGAGatcacacacctgcagagaTGGGGACAGATCCAATATCACATGAGAGCACATGCTGGATTTAAGTACAatg agCCCAAACCTGAAGATATAAAGCCTGTGCCATCACCAGAGGATCAGCTGTTCTATGTACAACAAGGCCAAGAAGCAATGAGGAAGGCTCTCAGCGTGTTGGATGACAAAGACGAGTGGAAGGTCGAGATCACGGAG AGCAACGGGGATGTGATCTGTAGCAAAGTGATACCAGGGGCCCGGAGGGTCTTCAGGCTGGATGCGGTCTTAGATGGCAGCGTAGATGAACTCTATGACATCCTGTTTGTCAGAGTGGAGGAGATGCACCAGTGGAACCCGAGCATACAGCATATCAAA GTTCTGAAGCATGTTGGACTTGAAACTATTGTCACTCACGAGGTTTCAGCCGAGACAGCAGGAAATCTGATTGGCCAAAGGGATTTCCTGAGTGTCAGACACAGTTGCAAACAAAAGTCCAGCGTTTATCTTGGAGGAGCAACAATTCAGCTGGAGTCCTTCCCACCTCAGGCAGGCTTTGTGAG agcagaggacgGACCAACCTGCATCATCATTCAGGCTCTGGATGAGGATACAAGAAAAAGTCACTTCACATGGCTTCTCAATATGGACGTAAAG GGGTGGCTGCCCAAGTCCATTGTCAATCAGGCTTTGCCCCGAGCACAGCTGGATTTCACCAGACATCTCCGCAGACGTCTCACAGCAAGCGCCACCTTGGGCTGA